A region of Photobacterium sanguinicancri DNA encodes the following proteins:
- the folK gene encoding 2-amino-4-hydroxy-6-hydroxymethyldihydropteridine diphosphokinase, translating into MIRAYIAIGSNLSEPVAQAKSAIEILKQQPDIQVVAASSLYSSTPMGPQNQPDYINAVVAIDTTLSPLSLLDRTQAIELEHGRVRKDERWGPRTLDLDIILYGDLEHHCERLTVPHYGMKVREFVLYPLAEIAPDLVLPDQSALQTLLADVDRNGLSIWTD; encoded by the coding sequence CCTGTTGCCCAAGCAAAAAGCGCGATTGAAATCTTAAAGCAGCAGCCTGATATTCAGGTTGTTGCGGCTTCATCGCTTTACAGCAGCACACCAATGGGGCCACAAAATCAGCCCGATTACATCAATGCTGTTGTTGCAATTGATACCACATTATCACCATTGTCCTTACTCGATCGCACGCAAGCTATCGAGTTAGAACATGGCCGAGTGCGTAAAGATGAACGTTGGGGTCCGCGAACACTGGATCTCGATATCATCTTGTACGGTGATCTAGAACATCACTGTGAACGGTTAACCGTTCCACACTATGGAATGAAAGTACGTGAATTCGTGCTTTATCCACTAGCTGAAATAGCCCCTGATTTGGTACTACCTGATCAATCAGCGTTGCAAACACTGCTGGCTGACGTAGACCGTAATGGTTTGTCCATCTGGACTGACTAA